One genomic segment of Candidatus Poribacteria bacterium includes these proteins:
- a CDS encoding tetratricopeptide repeat protein: MNRFTHGFGLRIDRTHLLMLALVFLAGTIIGCTGGMSIIPLGAKLQNADTAFDEAETMEVRNDDPEKMEENRQRQQELYDRAIALYSEVIERDTKGKWAQRSHYQIAKIYKRRYDWDKAVEHYQAIVTLDPTGYYANEAKSGTANIRKNREIIKAKRAEYQNYKAIYDNSPTDETFNIAAEALYEVARAYESLENYTEAIRNYERMVEEFPEHAKAAQAQFQVGNVYFYTLFDYRGGWPAYVAVAEKFPDSYEASQAGTLLKQTNEILVEISFLMDEINKFRNKKAVEYQKTGRKITPADMWVMGYSDQVVQNFQQIAGNWEKLRNFPRAINAYKTLARDLSHKKFASADALYRTGTLYQQNGEYERAIDAYNNLFENAPESVWRNEAVYQQAVCYRSIREFGSAYEGFKAYMSITKGDTPYLREAEQIVRQYELDQDEDGYKFYEEQEAGTSDQDASSNPGS, translated from the coding sequence ATGAACCGTTTCACACACGGCTTCGGTCTCCGAATAGACCGAACCCATCTTCTCATGCTTGCCCTCGTTTTTCTCGCTGGGACGATTATCGGGTGCACAGGTGGCATGAGCATTATCCCGCTCGGTGCCAAGCTCCAAAACGCCGACACTGCGTTTGACGAGGCAGAAACCATGGAAGTGCGCAATGATGATCCAGAAAAGATGGAGGAGAATCGCCAGAGGCAACAAGAACTTTACGATAGAGCGATAGCCCTCTATTCAGAGGTCATTGAACGCGATACGAAAGGGAAGTGGGCACAGCGCTCGCACTACCAGATCGCCAAAATCTATAAGCGCCGCTATGATTGGGATAAAGCGGTTGAGCATTATCAAGCTATTGTCACGTTAGATCCCACCGGATATTACGCAAACGAAGCGAAAAGCGGTACGGCGAATATTCGAAAGAACCGCGAGATTATTAAGGCAAAGCGGGCTGAATACCAAAACTACAAAGCGATTTACGATAATTCGCCAACAGATGAGACCTTTAACATTGCTGCAGAGGCACTCTACGAAGTGGCGCGTGCTTATGAAAGTTTAGAAAATTATACCGAAGCCATCCGCAATTACGAGCGAATGGTGGAAGAGTTTCCTGAACATGCCAAAGCTGCGCAGGCACAGTTCCAGGTGGGGAACGTCTATTTCTACACCCTTTTCGACTATCGAGGCGGTTGGCCCGCTTATGTCGCAGTTGCTGAGAAGTTTCCAGATTCTTATGAAGCTTCGCAGGCTGGAACGCTCCTGAAGCAAACCAATGAAATCCTGGTAGAGATTAGTTTTCTAATGGATGAAATTAATAAGTTTCGCAATAAGAAAGCAGTCGAATACCAAAAAACTGGACGGAAAATTACCCCTGCCGATATGTGGGTGATGGGATATAGCGATCAGGTCGTCCAAAATTTCCAGCAGATCGCCGGGAACTGGGAAAAACTTCGCAACTTCCCGCGTGCTATTAATGCTTACAAGACGTTGGCGAGAGACCTATCGCATAAGAAATTCGCCTCGGCAGATGCATTGTATCGGACCGGCACCCTTTATCAACAAAATGGTGAGTACGAACGTGCGATTGATGCATATAACAATCTGTTTGAAAACGCGCCGGAGTCTGTATGGCGAAACGAAGCCGTTTACCAACAGGCGGTTTGTTATCGGTCCATCCGGGAATTCGGATCTGCTTATGAAGGCTTCAAAGCCTATATGAGCATTACAAAGGGAGATACACCCTATCTTCGCGAAGCAGAGCAGATTGTCCGTCAGTATGAACTTGACCAAGACGAAGATGGATACA
- a CDS encoding NAD(P)-dependent oxidoreductase codes for MANSDYKIGVVGVGRMGANIARHLNDEGFDVTAVYDVAGERAQELAAEIGATATGELAKVTGLADYIITVVTDDAAMRTIFSDDAEDSLLQGASGKVFINCATISPQVHVDVEQLAATHGAETLEGCMASSITQAREGTLYLMCGGKKETFDKTRAILDSMSISLRYIGEAGQAAQVKALVNMVMNINTAGLAEGLGLGAALGLDLEMLQEVFAQTGANSRVLETDGEDMEARDHECYFSSAHASKDSGIALDLANAAGISLPLAQATKAQYDRMIELGLGDLDKSGVAELTFPGRGPEN; via the coding sequence ATGGCGAATTCAGATTACAAAATTGGTGTTGTAGGGGTAGGCAGAATGGGGGCAAACATTGCCCGGCATCTCAATGACGAAGGGTTTGATGTTACGGCTGTGTACGATGTTGCAGGTGAACGCGCCCAGGAACTCGCAGCAGAAATCGGTGCAACAGCAACCGGAGAACTCGCGAAAGTTACAGGACTCGCAGACTATATCATTACCGTGGTTACGGACGATGCGGCGATGCGAACAATTTTCTCTGACGATGCAGAGGACAGCCTGCTTCAAGGGGCGTCGGGCAAAGTCTTTATTAACTGTGCCACAATTAGCCCCCAAGTCCACGTGGATGTTGAGCAACTCGCGGCGACGCACGGTGCTGAGACGCTTGAAGGATGTATGGCAAGTAGTATCACCCAAGCACGGGAAGGCACGCTCTACCTCATGTGCGGTGGTAAAAAGGAAACATTCGACAAAACCCGCGCAATTCTGGACTCAATGAGCATCTCGCTCCGTTACATCGGTGAAGCCGGTCAGGCGGCACAAGTGAAAGCCCTCGTCAACATGGTAATGAATATCAATACGGCGGGTCTCGCTGAAGGGCTCGGTTTGGGTGCAGCACTTGGATTGGATTTGGAGATGCTGCAGGAAGTTTTCGCACAAACGGGTGCAAACTCCCGCGTCTTGGAAACCGACGGAGAAGACATGGAGGCACGCGATCATGAGTGTTATTTCTCATCTGCGCATGCATCCAAAGATTCAGGCATCGCGCTTGACTTGGCAAACGCCGCTGGTATTTCACTCCCACTCGCTCAGGCAACGAAGGCGCAGTACGATCGCATGATTGAACTCGGATTGGGTGATCTGGATAAGTCTGGTGTTGCTGAACTGACGTTCCCCGGACGGGGACCGGAGAATTAA
- a CDS encoding NTP transferase domain-containing protein gives MLKGVILAGGLGTRLHPLTKVTSKHLLPVGNEPMVFHSIKQLTTAGITDILIVTNPEYVGDFVKVLGSGNDFGCELTYRVQEEAKGIAHALALAEGFASGGRIAVLLGDNIFETPIQQAVNDFHAQRQGARVLLKRVSDPERYGVATLNGRHIVAIEEKPEHPESDYAVVGVYFYDASVFDIIRTVKPSARGEYEITAVNNVYIQRGELEYSLVRGNWIDAGTFDSLTEAHQILLNSSDWQ, from the coding sequence ATGCTCAAAGGCGTCATCCTCGCAGGTGGGCTCGGTACCCGTTTGCATCCACTCACAAAAGTCACCAGTAAGCATCTCCTGCCTGTAGGCAACGAGCCGATGGTGTTTCATAGTATCAAGCAGCTCACGACCGCAGGCATCACCGATATCCTTATCGTGACGAATCCTGAGTACGTTGGAGACTTCGTGAAGGTTTTGGGGAGTGGAAATGATTTTGGATGTGAACTCACCTATCGAGTACAGGAGGAAGCCAAGGGCATTGCGCATGCGCTGGCGCTAGCAGAAGGGTTCGCTAGTGGTGGTAGAATTGCTGTTTTGTTAGGTGACAACATCTTTGAAACCCCGATTCAACAGGCTGTTAATGACTTCCACGCACAACGGCAAGGGGCTCGCGTCTTACTCAAACGGGTCTCGGATCCAGAACGCTACGGCGTAGCGACGTTGAATGGGAGACATATCGTTGCGATAGAAGAGAAGCCGGAACATCCAGAAAGTGATTACGCGGTGGTAGGTGTCTATTTCTACGATGCGTCCGTGTTTGACATCATCCGTACAGTCAAACCTTCAGCACGCGGAGAATACGAGATCACTGCCGTCAACAACGTCTATATTCAGCGCGGAGAACTTGAATACAGTCTTGTCCGCGGGAATTGGATTGACGCTGGAACTTTTGACTCGCTCACCGAAGCGCATCAGATCTTGCTGAATTCCTCGGACTGGCAGTGA
- a CDS encoding glycosyltransferase family 2 protein, protein MNEKPILSIVVPVYNEEENVRLLFEKIQAVCETIGDPYEVLFVDDGSHDKTFAVLSELSKQKPQLAVIRFQENAGQTAAMAAGFEFARGQRIISMDGDLQNDPADIPKLLEKLDEGYDLVCGWRKERQDKFLTRRVPSIVANWIIGKVTGVPIHDNGCSLKAYQASVIKQVPLYGEMHRFIPAMSTVVGARIGEIVVTHHPRRFGKSKYGLGRVWRVMLDILAFKFIISVFSSRPNPQKPTLRRRLSNVLFRPKQRAFRVAAFLSLPFFVLGRVLFGSANVMALSGFGLAIALLMLGWITENRIQHAKKDSTPLDVLTRFFAFRCKRRPIRFFGPIGVGLLGLGGIFCTGWVTQPVPPINALLLKNLDVGLSNLSAVFILGGIFIFCFGLFGELIAYANAKRVKDYTIL, encoded by the coding sequence ATGAACGAAAAACCGATTCTATCCATTGTGGTTCCCGTCTACAACGAAGAAGAGAATGTTCGTCTGTTATTTGAAAAAATCCAAGCGGTTTGTGAGACGATCGGTGATCCTTATGAGGTGTTGTTCGTAGATGATGGGAGCCACGATAAGACGTTCGCGGTACTTTCGGAGTTGAGCAAACAGAAACCGCAGTTGGCAGTCATTCGGTTCCAGGAGAATGCTGGACAAACCGCGGCAATGGCAGCGGGTTTTGAGTTCGCGCGAGGGCAACGGATTATTAGTATGGACGGTGATTTGCAAAACGATCCAGCTGATATTCCGAAACTGCTCGAAAAATTGGACGAAGGCTACGATTTAGTGTGTGGATGGCGGAAGGAACGACAGGATAAATTTTTGACGCGGCGTGTTCCATCCATCGTTGCGAACTGGATAATTGGCAAGGTAACAGGGGTTCCTATCCACGACAACGGATGCTCACTTAAGGCGTACCAGGCATCCGTTATCAAGCAGGTCCCGCTCTATGGGGAGATGCACCGATTTATCCCTGCGATGTCTACAGTCGTAGGTGCGCGTATCGGTGAAATTGTTGTCACACATCACCCACGCCGTTTCGGGAAAAGCAAGTACGGGCTCGGTAGGGTATGGCGCGTGATGCTGGATATTCTCGCTTTCAAGTTTATCATCTCTGTCTTTTCATCGCGTCCGAACCCACAAAAACCCACACTGCGACGGCGGTTGTCAAATGTTCTTTTTCGTCCGAAACAGCGGGCTTTTCGCGTCGCGGCGTTTCTTAGCCTCCCCTTCTTCGTGTTGGGACGTGTTTTGTTCGGAAGTGCTAACGTTATGGCACTGAGTGGCTTCGGGTTAGCGATAGCTTTACTGATGCTTGGATGGATAACAGAGAATAGGATTCAGCACGCTAAAAAAGATTCAACCCCGTTAGATGTGCTTACACGTTTTTTTGCGTTTCGATGTAAGCGGAGACCTATCCGGTTTTTTGGACCTATTGGCGTGGGGTTGCTCGGACTCGGTGGTATCTTCTGTACGGGCTGGGTAACCCAGCCCGTACCACCTATCAACGCTCTTTTGCTGAAAAATCTGGATGTTGGGTTATCGAATCTGAGTGCTGTTTTTATCCTCGGTGGTATCTTTATATTCTGTTTTGGTTTGTTTGGTGAACTCATCGCTTATGCCAACGCAAAACGGGTAAAAGACTACACGATTCTTTAA
- a CDS encoding aminotransferase class V-fold PLP-dependent enzyme, whose product MKWRGFCLGISSDISNAPTSRNGVVSPQGKIKKWRREFPVTETYIYMNHAGVAPLSRRVRNAMTAFIEDATLNGAVNAEQWAETAEDCRRAAAQLINADTTEVAFMKNTTQGILIAANGIDWREGDNVVTTAVEFPANIYPWWSLKERYGVQTRMVPERDGCIHIEDITSAIDARTRALTISHVEFASGFRNDIQALGDLCRAHNIWFIVDAIQSLGAIDVDVKSCNVDILAADGHKWLLAPEGAAIFYCADEKRERLINTNVGWSSVVNPHDFLDYDLTQKPDATRFEEGSYNSVGLYGLKAAIDLLLDIGISTIEASVLELTKRLIGGLEAKGYRVNTPKADSDRAGIVIFESERHTPSEIYEKLHAEDIITAERGSGVRVSPHFYNTTSEVERLLEVLPDL is encoded by the coding sequence ATGAAATGGAGGGGTTTTTGCTTGGGTATTTCTTCAGATATAAGCAACGCACCTACAAGTCGAAATGGCGTTGTTTCTCCGCAAGGCAAAATTAAAAAGTGGCGGCGTGAATTTCCGGTAACCGAAACCTACATCTATATGAATCATGCAGGTGTTGCTCCATTGTCGCGTCGGGTGCGAAACGCTATGACAGCCTTTATAGAGGATGCGACTCTGAACGGTGCCGTGAATGCCGAACAGTGGGCAGAAACGGCTGAGGACTGTCGCAGGGCGGCAGCACAACTCATCAATGCCGATACCACAGAAGTCGCATTCATGAAGAATACGACACAAGGTATCCTCATTGCAGCCAACGGTATCGATTGGCGAGAAGGGGACAATGTCGTCACAACAGCGGTCGAATTTCCTGCCAATATCTATCCGTGGTGGAGTTTGAAAGAACGCTACGGTGTTCAGACGCGCATGGTGCCGGAGCGAGACGGATGCATTCATATTGAAGATATTACTTCGGCGATCGATGCACGTACACGGGCTTTGACGATCAGCCATGTAGAGTTCGCCTCCGGTTTCCGGAACGATATTCAGGCACTTGGAGATCTGTGCCGAGCACACAATATTTGGTTCATCGTTGATGCCATTCAAAGCCTCGGCGCGATTGACGTGGATGTGAAATCTTGTAACGTTGATATTCTGGCAGCCGACGGACACAAGTGGTTGCTGGCACCGGAGGGCGCGGCGATTTTCTATTGTGCCGACGAAAAACGCGAGCGGTTAATCAATACGAATGTGGGTTGGTCGAGTGTTGTAAACCCGCACGACTTTCTTGATTACGATTTAACCCAAAAACCGGACGCAACCCGTTTTGAGGAAGGTTCTTACAACAGCGTCGGACTCTATGGGCTTAAGGCAGCGATTGACTTACTCCTTGACATCGGTATCTCTACAATCGAAGCGAGTGTTTTGGAACTCACGAAACGTTTAATAGGCGGATTGGAAGCCAAAGGCTACCGTGTCAATACACCGAAAGCAGATTCGGATCGAGCGGGGATTGTCATTTTTGAAAGCGAGCGGCATACACCTTCTGAAATTTATGAGAAACTCCACGCTGAAGATATAATTACAGCAGAACGTGGAAGCGGGGTCAGGGTCTCCCCTCATTTTTACAATACGACATCTGAAGTCGAACGTCTCCTTGAAGTTTTACCTGACCTGTAA
- a CDS encoding DUF4861 domain-containing protein — translation MRVLIPVISPQGIIKKPVLTICLSFILGTLLILNACTMPGGNQKISKIRLSIQNTLPIQRKKVPIVLTGTQLRKVNPDFTFKAYSVVTGKAPREVMIPAQADDLDYDGERDQLCFLLDLEPEETKEVSILYDPNVKATLTLDINKQTRAAIFPELNVVAAMESNLIAYLLEPNGAVTAYGKKRAKLFSVDTMFQPELDYERPFSPELRHHFETNGVLLSQQVQVEIEKPEQQWVVRDLENQEIYFIRKSYDIETGLEQEPTTEGQLDIVQSIGLSLNALLKPESPEMVALNGSDGLIGCGGIALWEKKKAEIIPLPTEGDYVRILADGSIRSIVQRIVPQWEIQGETHRLTSTIFIYGENPWIEHHIHIDGNLSPDYAFITGIPYPNGDYIYNENEAQGWMWSWGMDPHGTETLGMALIVLVGRDSQDTGLDASQTEFSALPVILTPDAESRLSYRTFAIWGGGIDGIETEAEFAEHVQITTTALKTPPHIKFLPKEEEK, via the coding sequence TTGAGAGTCTTAATACCTGTAATTTCTCCGCAAGGTATAATTAAAAAACCTGTTTTAACGATCTGCTTATCGTTCATTTTAGGCACACTACTGATACTCAATGCTTGTACAATGCCCGGGGGCAATCAGAAAATTAGCAAAATCCGTCTCTCCATCCAAAATACATTACCTATCCAACGGAAAAAGGTTCCGATTGTTCTGACGGGAACACAACTCCGAAAGGTGAATCCCGATTTCACCTTTAAAGCCTATTCCGTTGTTACCGGGAAAGCCCCGCGGGAAGTGATGATCCCGGCACAAGCGGATGACTTGGACTATGATGGCGAACGCGATCAACTCTGCTTTTTGTTAGATTTAGAACCTGAAGAGACAAAAGAGGTTTCGATTCTTTACGATCCGAATGTCAAAGCGACGTTAACACTGGATATCAATAAGCAGACGCGCGCCGCTATCTTTCCCGAACTCAATGTCGTGGCTGCGATGGAATCGAATCTGATTGCGTATTTATTAGAGCCAAACGGTGCCGTCACTGCTTACGGTAAAAAACGAGCGAAATTGTTCAGTGTGGATACGATGTTTCAGCCCGAATTGGATTACGAGAGACCGTTCTCTCCAGAACTCAGACACCATTTTGAGACCAACGGCGTCCTCCTTTCCCAACAGGTGCAGGTAGAGATAGAGAAACCGGAACAACAGTGGGTCGTCCGCGATCTCGAGAATCAAGAGATCTACTTTATCCGGAAATCATACGATATTGAAACCGGTCTTGAGCAGGAACCTACAACAGAGGGGCAGTTGGACATAGTTCAATCGATTGGCTTATCGTTGAACGCACTACTTAAACCTGAATCACCCGAGATGGTTGCCCTGAATGGTTCTGACGGTCTAATAGGTTGTGGTGGAATTGCACTGTGGGAAAAAAAGAAAGCGGAGATAATTCCACTCCCGACTGAAGGGGATTACGTCCGTATCCTCGCCGATGGTTCCATCCGCTCTATTGTCCAACGGATCGTGCCGCAGTGGGAAATTCAGGGGGAGACGCACCGGTTAACATCAACCATATTCATCTATGGAGAAAATCCATGGATCGAGCATCACATCCACATTGATGGGAATCTATCGCCGGATTATGCTTTTATCACTGGTATTCCGTATCCAAACGGTGATTATATTTATAATGAGAACGAAGCACAGGGATGGATGTGGAGTTGGGGAATGGATCCACACGGCACGGAGACACTCGGGATGGCACTCATCGTTCTCGTCGGTCGCGATTCACAGGATACCGGGCTTGACGCATCACAAACCGAGTTTTCAGCGTTACCCGTTATCCTGACGCCTGATGCGGAAAGCAGGCTCAGTTATCGGACGTTTGCTATCTGGGGAGGGGGTATTGATGGTATTGAGACCGAGGCGGAATTCGCGGAACACGTTCAAATCACGACGACTGCGTTGAAGACCCCACCCCACATCAAGTTCTTGCCGAAAGAGGAAGAAAAATAG
- a CDS encoding IS200/IS605 family element transposase accessory protein TnpB, translating to MKLTFVYPVYPTKTQEQILLAWFDHLCELQNSARHDRLVAYETEGVFVSLSDQQTLLTAAREKYDDFRAVPQDFQNHTLRRTDKAFTAFRKRCKNGDAKKGYPRHKTRVRSLTWSLRKYTKVVRKKTKDSDKQTIRVRENPIIETHFRHNRLKVPKLGKVKIRMHRPLQGDPKEVTIVKKASGWYAHISCEIPDTPKVEPTHAIAIDVGTTDYLTTSEGEKEDNPRWYRQAEGLLRKHSKDLSRKKKRSHRWQQQKHKLSLHHERTTNKRKDFIGKLVYKLYHHQKNNVLVAEDLGVSNMVKNKHLSKSISDASWGIFFKWCADIAERDGLHFHQVDPKNTSQTCSCCGKKSPKKLSLAIRTFDCSFCGTSLDRDHNAAINILLRAACAHRGERWVTDLYEARNTNKARDAGFEDAEQLLFNDLFTSPSL from the coding sequence ATGAAATTAACTTTTGTCTACCCTGTGTATCCTACGAAAACACAGGAACAAATATTGTTAGCGTGGTTTGACCACTTGTGCGAACTTCAGAACTCGGCGCGCCACGATAGACTTGTTGCGTATGAGACGGAAGGTGTTTTTGTGTCGCTCTCTGACCAGCAAACCCTTCTCACAGCTGCCCGTGAGAAATATGATGATTTCCGCGCCGTGCCACAAGATTTTCAGAATCACACGTTGCGAAGGACTGACAAAGCCTTTACTGCGTTCCGCAAACGTTGTAAGAACGGAGATGCCAAAAAAGGGTATCCTCGCCATAAAACGCGTGTGCGTTCTCTCACATGGAGTCTTCGAAAATATACCAAAGTTGTTCGTAAAAAGACGAAAGACTCTGACAAGCAGACAATACGCGTTCGCGAGAACCCGATAATAGAGACCCATTTTAGGCACAATCGCTTAAAAGTGCCGAAGTTAGGCAAAGTCAAGATACGCATGCACCGTCCTCTACAGGGTGACCCGAAAGAGGTCACGATCGTCAAAAAAGCGTCGGGTTGGTATGCCCATATCTCTTGTGAGATACCCGACACGCCAAAAGTTGAACCGACACATGCGATAGCGATTGACGTAGGCACGACAGACTACCTAACGACTTCCGAAGGCGAAAAGGAAGATAACCCTCGCTGGTATCGTCAAGCAGAAGGATTACTGCGAAAACACTCCAAAGACCTTTCCCGAAAGAAAAAAAGGAGCCACCGTTGGCAGCAACAAAAACACAAACTCTCTCTGCATCATGAACGGACAACAAATAAACGCAAAGACTTTATCGGCAAACTCGTCTACAAACTCTACCACCATCAGAAAAACAATGTGTTGGTAGCAGAGGACTTAGGCGTATCTAACATGGTAAAGAACAAACACCTCAGCAAGAGCATCAGCGACGCGTCTTGGGGTATCTTCTTTAAGTGGTGTGCAGACATAGCCGAAAGAGACGGTTTGCACTTTCACCAAGTTGACCCCAAGAATACCTCGCAAACTTGCTCGTGTTGTGGTAAGAAGTCGCCAAAAAAACTTTCGCTGGCGATACGAACATTTGATTGTAGCTTTTGTGGCACTTCGTTAGACCGAGACCACAACGCTGCGATAAATATACTTTTACGGGCGGCTTGCGCCCATCGTGGAGAGCGTTGGGTTACTGACCTCTATGAAGCGAGAAACACAAACAAAGCACGAGACGCGGGCTTTGAGGATGCTGAACAGCTGTTGTTCAATGATCTCTTCACAAGCCCAAGTCTTTAG
- a CDS encoding aldo/keto reductase, which translates to MTTKLETRRMGRTEMRPNALALGAAWMWQKPDAEVIGAIRRAIELGINYIDTYPGHAEHLWGEALSDGLREKVYLQAKVGTHPERRKDFSAEGTRWSVTNSLKSLRTDVLDSVLIHDPIDMESVLAPGQALDTLLEMKAEGYIRHIGAGVRSHEFHKELIETGHIDIILTFLDYTLLSQSASETTLPLACEHDIGIILASPLGMGSLTGAEPNVEEERRRNPDAEPKAYAMWKWCQDRDVNIRHLAMQFCLAAPIDGVVMFGPADKAQIEDGYEAATADIPEHIWEAFEAEFGIQRGM; encoded by the coding sequence ATGACCACAAAATTAGAAACTCGACGAATGGGACGCACTGAGATGCGACCGAACGCACTTGCGCTCGGCGCGGCATGGATGTGGCAGAAACCGGATGCTGAAGTTATCGGTGCAATCCGTCGCGCTATTGAACTCGGTATCAACTATATCGACACCTATCCCGGGCACGCCGAACACCTCTGGGGAGAGGCACTCTCCGATGGATTGCGGGAAAAGGTTTATTTGCAAGCGAAGGTAGGCACACATCCGGAACGGCGGAAAGACTTCTCCGCCGAAGGCACGCGGTGGAGCGTCACAAACAGCCTGAAAAGTCTTCGCACAGATGTCCTTGATTCTGTCCTCATCCACGACCCGATTGATATGGAGAGCGTGCTGGCACCTGGACAGGCCTTGGATACGCTCTTAGAGATGAAAGCGGAGGGTTATATTCGGCATATCGGTGCGGGTGTCCGTTCCCACGAATTCCACAAAGAACTCATCGAAACGGGGCATATTGACATCATCTTGACTTTCTTAGATTATACGCTGTTATCTCAATCTGCGTCCGAGACAACCTTGCCACTGGCATGCGAGCACGATATCGGTATTATCCTCGCGAGTCCATTAGGTATGGGAAGTCTGACCGGCGCAGAACCCAATGTTGAAGAAGAACGCCGACGTAACCCTGACGCTGAGCCGAAGGCATACGCAATGTGGAAGTGGTGTCAGGACCGCGATGTCAACATCCGGCATCTGGCGATGCAGTTTTGTCTCGCTGCCCCTATAGACGGTGTCGTGATGTTCGGTCCCGCGGATAAAGCACAGATCGAAGATGGATATGAAGCGGCAACGGCTGACATCCCGGAACATATCTGGGAGGCGTTTGAGGCGGAATTCGGCATTCAGCGCGGGATGTAG
- a CDS encoding tryptophan synthase subunit alpha: MNRIDRKFQELRAQGAKAFMPYLCAGDPTPELTSKLLLTLEEAGADLIELGVPFSDPIADGPTVQRSSERALTHRISLQQILEMVATLRTQTDIPIALMGYYNPIFRMREDVFCKAAQDAGVDGVIIPDLPPEQAQPLLDIAPNYNLATIFLAAPTSPPERMQLIASISTGFIYCVSVTGVTGARATLSDEIAPMIAELRKHTDKPVSVGFGISTPEQATQVAQIADGVIVGSAIVNVIEDNMDNEAKLLTAVKQFASDLAAGVKL; this comes from the coding sequence ATGAACCGAATTGATAGAAAATTTCAAGAACTCCGAGCCCAAGGCGCTAAGGCATTTATGCCATACCTCTGTGCAGGAGACCCAACCCCTGAACTTACCTCCAAACTTCTCCTGACACTTGAGGAAGCAGGCGCAGATCTCATCGAACTCGGTGTTCCCTTCTCCGATCCAATTGCAGACGGACCCACCGTTCAACGCTCAAGTGAACGCGCACTCACGCATCGCATTTCGCTCCAACAGATCCTGGAGATGGTCGCGACCCTCCGCACACAGACAGACATCCCCATTGCCCTCATGGGCTACTACAATCCGATCTTTCGGATGAGGGAGGACGTATTTTGCAAGGCGGCACAAGACGCAGGGGTCGACGGTGTTATCATCCCGGATCTACCACCGGAGCAGGCGCAACCACTCCTTGACATCGCACCGAACTATAACCTCGCCACTATCTTTCTTGCTGCCCCGACCAGTCCACCGGAACGGATGCAACTGATCGCCTCAATCAGCACCGGATTCATCTATTGTGTATCGGTAACGGGTGTAACGGGTGCGCGGGCAACGTTGTCGGACGAAATCGCACCGATGATCGCAGAACTGCGAAAACACACTGACAAACCGGTGAGTGTCGGTTTCGGTATATCAACACCTGAGCAGGCAACACAGGTCGCACAGATCGCGGATGGTGTGATTGTGGGAAGTGCTATTGTCAATGTCATTGAAGACAATATGGACAACGAGGCAAAATTGCTCACTGCCGTGAAGCAATTCGCCTCAGATTTGGCTGCGGGGGTAAAGCTGTAA